A single Meles meles chromosome 20, mMelMel3.1 paternal haplotype, whole genome shotgun sequence DNA region contains:
- the ACOX2 gene encoding peroxisomal acyl-coenzyme A oxidase 2 isoform X1 yields the protein MDNPVYRVSLGDTWSRRVHPDIASERLIQSFNVEQLTNILDGGAQNTALRRKVESIIHSDPEFSVKDNYFMTQNERYVAAVRKKFHLQIIAKHLGWSENSPEFYYAYRALSGELALALHTVFLKSLQSLGSEEQIAKWTPLCNEFQIIASYAQTELGHGTNLRGLETEATYDAATQEFVVHSPTLTATKWWPGDMGRSATHTLVQAQLICSGARQGMHAFIVPIRSLQDHTPLPGVTVGDIGPKMDYDHTDHGFLRLDHVRIPRENMLSRFAQVLPDGTYVKLGTLQTNYFSMVVVRVELLLGEIVPLLQKACVIAIRYSVIRRQSSIRPSDPEAKILDYQTQQQKLLPQLATAYAFHFLASNLLEFLHSSYDAIRNKDFRRLPELHALSAGFKAMISDLCLQGSELCRRACGGHGYSKLSGLPSLVTRVTASCTYEGDNTVLYLQMARFLVKNYLQAQAIPGSTPNSLPPSLAYLTAPYLARCPAQKAADFLHPKLYTTAWEHVAARLIKDSAQHLETLMQSGADWDEAWNQTTVIHLQTAKAHCYYTSVKSFTGTLEKLENKPEVWQVLNRLCDLYALHSILTNATDFLHDGFLSGTQVDAVRTSYLELLHLVRKDAILLTDAFDFTDPSLNSALGCYDGNVYERLFHWAQKSPTNTQGNPAYEKYLRPLLQSWKSKL from the exons ATGGACAACCCAGTGTACCGAGTGTCCCTGGGGGATACCTGGAGCAGGCGAGTGCACCCTGACATAGCCAGTGAGAGGCTCATACAGTCCTTCAACGTGGAACAGCTCACCAACATCCTGGATGGAGGTGCCCAGAACACTGCACTCCGGAGGAAAGTGG AGAGCATCATCCACAGTGACCCAGAGTTTAGCGTGAAGGATAATTATTTCATGACCCAGAATGAACGTTATGTGGCCGCTGTCCGGAAGAAATTTCACCTCCAGATAATAGCAAAGCACCTCGGCTGGTCGGAAAACAGTCCTGAATTCTATTATGCTTACAG agccctttctggagaactgGCATTAGCCCTACACACCGTGTTCCTGAAATCCCTCCAGAGCCTGGGCTCTGAGGAGCAGATTGCCAAATGGACCCCGCTCTGCAATGAGTTCCAGATCATTGCATCATATGCCCAGACAGAACTGGGACACG GGACGAATCTTCGGGGCCTGGAGACGGAAGCCACCTATGATGCAGCCACCCAGGAGTTTGTGGTGCACAGCCCCACGTTGACGGCCACCAAATGGTGGCCTGGGGACA tGGGACGGTCAGCCACCCACACTTTGGTCCAGGCCCAGCTGATTTGCTCAGGAGCCCGGCAGGGCATGCACGCCTTCATTGTGCCCATCCGAAGCCTCCAGGACCACACCCCACTGCCAG GAGTCACTGTTGGAGACATTGGACCCAAGATGGACTATGACCACACAGACCATGGCTTCCTGCGACTGGACCACGTGCGGATCCCTAGAGAGAACATGCTGAGTCGCTTTGCACAG GTCTTGCCAGACGGCACCTATGTCAAGCTGGGGACACTGCAGACCAACTACTTTTCCATGGTGGTGGTGCGGGTGGAGCTGCTCCTGGGTGAGATCGTCCCTCTGCTGCAGAAGGCCTGTGTCATCGCTATCCGCTACTCGGTCATCCGCCGCCAATCCAGCATCCGACCCAG CGACCCAGAGGCAAAAATCCTGGACTACCAGACGCAGCAGCAGAAACTCCTCCCTCAGCTGGCCACAGCCTATGCATTCCATTTCCTGGCGAGCAACCTCTTGGAATTCTTGCACAGCTCCTACGATGCCATTCGGAACAAAGACTTCAGACGCCTGCCGGAG CTTCACGCCCTGAGCGCAGGCTTCAAGGCCATGATATCAGACTTGTGCCTCCAGGGTTCCGAGCTGTGCCGCCGAGCCTGCGGCGGCCACGGCTACTCGAAGCTGAGCGGCCTGCCCTCTCTGGTCACTAGAGTGACAGCCTCCTGCACCTACGAGGGTGACAACACGGTGCTCTACCTGCAGATGGCCAG gtttCTAGTGAAAAACTACCTGCAAGCTCAGGCGATCCCAGGCTCCACACCGAACTCTCTCCCTCCGTCTCTTGCATACCTGACTGCACCCTACCTGGCCAGGTGCCCAGCCCAGAAAGCAGCTGACTTCCTCCACCCAAAACTCTACACCACGGCCTGGGAACACGTGGCAGCCAG GCTCATAAAGGACTCAGCACAGCACTTAGAGACTCTGATGCAATCCGGGGCTGACTGGGATGAGGCATGGAACCAGACCACTGTCATACACCTCCAGACTGCTAAG GCACACTGCTACTATACCAGTGTGAAGAGCTTTACAGGAACTCTCGAGAAACTGGAAAACAAGCCGGAGGTTTGGCAGGTGCTCAACCGCCTCTGTGACCTCTATGCTCTGCACAGCATCCTGACTAACGCCACTGACTTTCTCCACGATGGCTTCCTGTCTGGGACCCAAGTAGATGCGGTGAGAACCAGCTACCTGGAGCTGCTCCACCTGGTCCG
- the FAM107A gene encoding actin-associated protein FAM107A isoform X3, giving the protein MYSEIQRERADIGGLMARPEYREWNPELIKPKKLLNPVKASRSHQELHRELLMNHRRGLGVDSKPELQRVLEHRRRNQLIKKKKEELEAKRLQCPFEQELLRRQQRLNQLEKPPEKKEDHAPEFMKVRENLRRIATLTSEERAL; this is encoded by the exons ATGTACTCGGAGATCCAGAGGGAGCGGGCAGACATCGGAGGCCTGATGGCCCGGCCCGAATACAGAGAATGGAACCCAGAGCTCATCAAGCCCAAGAAGCTGCTGAACCCTGTGAAGGCCTCCCGGAGTCACCAGGAGCTGCATCGAGAGCTGCTCATGAACCACAGAAG gggcctgggcGTGGACAGCAAGCCAGAGCTGCAGCGGGTCCTGGAGCACCGCAGGCGGAACCAGCTCatcaagaagaagaaggaagagctgGAGGCCAAGCGGCTGCAGTGCCCCTTTGAGCAGGAGCTGCTGAGACGGCAGCAGAGGCTGAACCAG CTGGAAAAACcaccagaaaagaaagaggaccaTGCCCCCGAGTTTATGAAAGTCAGGGAGAACCTGCGGAGAATCGCGACGCTCACCAGCGAAGAGAGAGCTCTGTAG